From Schistocerca americana isolate TAMUIC-IGC-003095 chromosome 11, iqSchAmer2.1, whole genome shotgun sequence, the proteins below share one genomic window:
- the LOC124553418 gene encoding 26S proteasome non-ATPase regulatory subunit 10-like — protein MLHKSKADLGARDEDNKTALHWAASGGHVVAVRCLLMAGADVGARDNFQQTPMHGAALNGHAALVQLLVASSADPNARDEGGWTPLHSAAFTGQAEAVTELLEAGANKRAVDNTSKTPQDIARQYNHQQLIDVLS, from the coding sequence ATGCTGCACAAATCTAAGGCAGATCTGGGGGCGAGGGACGAGGACAACAAGACAGCACTCCACTGGGCGGCCTCCGGGGGCCACGTAGTGGCAGTGAGGTGTCTGCTAATGGCAGGTGCTGACGTGGGTGCGAGGGACAACTTCCAGCAGACACCCATGCATGGAGCTGCACTGAATGGCCACGCAGCTCTTGTGCAGCTGCTGGTGGCGTCCTCTGCCGACCCCAACGCCAGGGATGAGGGTGGATGGACGCCGCTGCACTCTGCAGCATTCACAGGCCAGGCAGAGGCGGTGACAGAACTGCTGGAGGCAGGGGCCAACAAGAGGGCCGTGGATAACACCAGCAAAACCCCACAGGACATTGCCAGACAGTACAACCACCAGCAGCTGATAGACGTGCTATCATAA